A DNA window from Mucilaginibacter xinganensis contains the following coding sequences:
- a CDS encoding riboflavin synthase gives MFTGIIETLGLITDLRHDQGNLHITVESSIAAELKIDQSVAHNGVCLTVIALADGKHTVTAIEETLSKTNLGLLKTGDLVNLERCMQMNARLDGHIVQGHVDQTATCIAYKELDGSWEYTFEYDSVNGNVTVEKGSICVNGISLTVVNARNNSFSVAIIPYTFEHTNLQHVREGSVVNLEFDIIGKYVARLMQR, from the coding sequence ATGTTTACAGGAATAATAGAGACTTTAGGCTTAATAACCGATTTAAGGCACGATCAGGGTAACCTGCATATTACTGTTGAATCATCAATAGCTGCCGAATTGAAAATTGATCAGTCTGTTGCGCACAATGGGGTGTGTTTAACAGTTATTGCGCTGGCCGACGGGAAGCATACAGTGACGGCAATTGAAGAAACTTTAAGTAAGACCAACCTGGGCCTTCTTAAAACCGGCGACCTGGTAAACCTGGAACGTTGCATGCAAATGAATGCCAGGCTTGATGGCCATATTGTACAGGGGCATGTTGATCAAACAGCAACCTGTATTGCTTACAAAGAGCTGGACGGCAGTTGGGAATATACCTTCGAATATGATTCGGTTAACGGAAATGTAACAGTTGAAAAAGGCTCTATCTGTGTAAATGGCATTAGCCTTACGGTAGTTAACGCTCGTAATAACAGTTTCTCAGTTGCGATAATCCCTTACACCTTTGAACATACTAACCTGCAGCATGTGCGCGAGGGATCAGTAGTAAACCTGGAGTTTGATATTATAGGCAAATACGTTGCACGATTAATGCAACGCTAA
- a CDS encoding tetratricopeptide repeat protein — protein MKSIFTSILILCAFISASAQQNKIDDAQLMEYFQSQRYNDAALYLKKNFPEPVTDLKILSRLAYASQMANKLQDAEGYYQRAYEMDTSNYTILFNMAGINLRRGNYPKAEQFYKQIVSRDTSNFSAYTQLASLAERKNDTLGAIGYFEHANRINPADVDVASELGDFYTALKHFDKALKVLNKAAETDPDNVIILLSTVKLTYSESKWPETIAICNRLIQLGSSNAMILTKLGIAYYNMNNYVCGAETLAGLHGMEQTEYTDYYTALCYKALKDNRQAIYFLNLAIVQGISDNIATYYGEIADCEVKLNKNKKAAMAYEKALQFKDGPILYYLLANLYDTKLHDKKNARIYYRKFLASNPRGKQQTYIAYVKSRIDELKN, from the coding sequence ATGAAAAGCATCTTTACATCCATCCTCATCCTATGCGCCTTCATTAGTGCATCGGCCCAGCAAAATAAAATTGACGATGCTCAGTTGATGGAATATTTTCAAAGCCAGCGTTATAACGACGCTGCTTTATATCTTAAGAAAAACTTCCCCGAGCCTGTTACGGACCTGAAAATCCTCTCCCGTTTAGCGTATGCTTCGCAAATGGCAAATAAACTGCAGGATGCTGAGGGTTATTACCAGCGGGCCTACGAAATGGATACAAGTAACTACACCATCCTCTTCAATATGGCAGGCATAAACTTAAGACGTGGCAATTACCCAAAAGCAGAACAATTTTACAAACAGATTGTATCGCGGGATACCAGCAATTTCTCCGCTTACACTCAGCTGGCAAGCCTCGCAGAGCGAAAAAACGACACATTAGGCGCAATTGGTTATTTTGAACATGCTAACCGGATAAACCCGGCCGATGTTGATGTAGCGAGTGAATTAGGTGATTTTTATACCGCACTAAAACACTTTGACAAGGCGCTTAAAGTGCTGAATAAAGCTGCAGAAACGGACCCTGACAATGTGATCATCCTTTTAAGCACTGTAAAACTAACCTATAGTGAAAGCAAATGGCCCGAAACCATAGCCATTTGTAACCGGCTTATTCAACTTGGTTCGTCAAATGCCATGATCCTAACCAAACTAGGAATCGCTTATTATAATATGAATAATTATGTATGCGGAGCCGAAACATTAGCCGGACTACACGGTATGGAACAAACCGAATACACTGATTATTATACAGCCCTTTGTTATAAAGCGCTTAAAGATAACCGGCAGGCCATTTATTTTTTAAACCTGGCTATAGTGCAGGGAATTTCAGACAATATTGCCACCTATTACGGCGAAATTGCCGATTGCGAAGTAAAACTAAATAAGAATAAAAAAGCAGCAATGGCTTACGAAAAAGCTTTACAGTTTAAAGATGGACCAATATTGTATTATTTACTGGCTAACTTGTATGACACCAAATTGCATGACAAAAAGAATGCCCGTATTTATTACAGAAAATTCCTGGCATCAAATCCTCGCGGCAAACAACAAACCTACATAGCCTATGTTAAAAGCAGGATAGATGAGTTAAAGAATTAG
- a CDS encoding flavodoxin domain-containing protein, translating to MKGIIIYQGKYGATERYAQWLNESLHLSIMKAGDATPEILAGYDLIILGSSVYVGKLVMRKWLEQNLSLFTGKKLIMFIVCGTTSENKSQQQQLINNNLDPLIRNTTKVFFLPGRCIVSKLSWMDRVILKMGAMLEKEPVKKAAMNKDFDRMDKKYLDSVITVAGSYLNK from the coding sequence ATGAAAGGGATTATTATTTACCAGGGTAAATACGGCGCCACTGAGCGGTATGCGCAATGGCTGAACGAATCATTACATTTATCCATCATGAAAGCAGGGGATGCTACACCAGAGATCCTGGCTGGTTATGATCTCATAATTTTGGGAAGTTCCGTGTACGTCGGTAAGCTGGTTATGCGTAAGTGGCTGGAGCAAAACCTCAGCCTGTTCACCGGTAAAAAACTTATCATGTTTATAGTTTGTGGCACAACCTCCGAAAACAAGTCACAGCAACAGCAATTGATAAATAATAACCTTGACCCTTTGATCAGGAACACCACCAAGGTGTTTTTTCTGCCCGGCAGGTGTATAGTTTCCAAATTGTCATGGATGGACCGTGTTATTTTGAAAATGGGGGCTATGTTGGAAAAAGAGCCCGTAAAGAAAGCCGCTATGAATAAGGATTTTGATAGGATGGATAAAAAATACCTGGACAGTGTTATAACGGTGGCCGGGAGTTACCTGAACAAGTAA
- a CDS encoding substrate-binding domain-containing protein: MPSEKNTIVRIKDIALKAKVSTGTVDRVIHNRGRVAEDVKERVLKILKELNYEPNLMARMLGSKKQYVFAALLPDHAFDAFWLAPKLGIEKAERDLKQYGVRVEQYVFNPHDPQDYVKKAIKLTKMQPDGVLLSPIYYNETLPFFKKWNEAKIPFVLFNTQIADYDPLSYIGQDSYQSGLVAAKLVHYGQANPCSILIAHIDEEINNAQHLVKKEQGFRNYFIQNNLSHHYNILRVELNRSSQSGFIKKLDEIIESTVDLRQIFVTTSQAYDIAKYLEQRHIKNIRLIGYDLIPPNLYYLERGDISFLINQNPKGQGYWGINQLAEHIVFKREVPILKYLPLDIVTAENLNYFIDEKDDAFVDI, translated from the coding sequence ATGCCATCAGAAAAAAACACTATTGTACGAATAAAAGATATTGCGCTGAAAGCCAAAGTTTCTACCGGTACTGTAGATCGTGTTATACATAATCGTGGCCGCGTTGCCGAAGACGTAAAAGAGCGTGTGCTAAAAATACTTAAAGAACTTAACTACGAACCGAATTTAATGGCCAGGATGTTAGGGTCAAAAAAACAGTACGTATTTGCTGCATTACTTCCGGATCACGCTTTTGATGCTTTTTGGCTTGCGCCAAAATTGGGCATAGAAAAAGCTGAACGCGATCTTAAGCAATATGGAGTTCGTGTAGAGCAATATGTGTTTAATCCTCATGACCCGCAGGATTATGTAAAAAAGGCTATTAAACTAACAAAAATGCAACCTGATGGTGTTTTGTTATCACCTATTTACTACAATGAAACGCTGCCTTTTTTTAAAAAGTGGAACGAGGCTAAAATTCCATTCGTGCTTTTTAATACCCAGATAGCTGATTATGATCCTTTGAGTTATATTGGGCAGGATTCATATCAAAGCGGGTTAGTAGCTGCCAAACTTGTTCATTACGGCCAGGCTAATCCCTGTTCAATACTCATTGCCCATATTGATGAGGAAATTAACAATGCACAACACCTTGTAAAAAAGGAGCAGGGCTTTAGGAATTACTTTATTCAAAATAACCTTAGTCATCATTATAATATTTTACGGGTTGAGTTAAACAGGTCAAGCCAGTCGGGCTTTATTAAAAAACTTGATGAGATTATTGAGAGTACCGTTGACCTCAGGCAGATTTTTGTAACCACATCGCAAGCATACGATATAGCCAAATATCTTGAGCAGCGACATATAAAAAATATCAGGCTGATTGGTTATGATCTTATTCCACCGAATCTTTATTACCTTGAAAGGGGGGACATTAGCTTTCTTATTAATCAAAACCCAAAGGGACAGGGTTATTGGGGAATCAACCAGCTGGCAGAGCATATAGTTTTCAAAAGGGAGGTTCCTATCCTTAAATATCTGCCTTTAGATATAGTTACCGCCGAAAATCTCAATTATTTTATTGACGAAAAGGACGATGCGTTTGTGGATATCTGA
- a CDS encoding carbohydrate-binding family 9-like protein: MKNIYCGILNQGIPVTGIENVSALFDLQDREYIHQLPWDFKGQKPEVSFAIAHDKNGIYLKYWVLERYFRAFYKNINDPVYKDSCVEAFLSFNNDAGYYNLEFNGAGVVLGGYGTDKFNRVEIPRVILSRIKTFSKVNPQDLVSMLHRWELTIFIPFEVFVNHQLTGLSGLACRANFYKCGDDLPEPHFLTWAPVEHPYPEFHLPGFFGTILFL, translated from the coding sequence GTGAAAAATATCTATTGCGGGATTTTAAATCAGGGGATACCTGTTACAGGTATTGAGAATGTTTCGGCTTTATTTGACCTTCAGGATCGCGAATATATTCACCAGCTCCCCTGGGATTTTAAAGGACAGAAGCCGGAGGTGTCTTTTGCAATAGCGCATGACAAAAACGGTATTTATTTAAAATACTGGGTGCTGGAAAGGTATTTCCGGGCATTTTACAAAAACATCAATGACCCTGTTTACAAAGACAGCTGCGTAGAGGCTTTTCTTTCATTTAATAACGATGCCGGATATTATAACCTGGAGTTTAACGGCGCCGGCGTAGTTTTGGGCGGTTACGGCACGGATAAATTTAACAGGGTAGAGATACCACGCGTGATACTTTCACGAATAAAGACCTTTAGTAAGGTAAACCCGCAAGATTTAGTCAGCATGCTGCACAGATGGGAGTTGACCATCTTTATCCCGTTTGAGGTCTTCGTTAATCATCAGCTAACAGGGTTGAGCGGGCTTGCCTGCCGCGCTAATTTTTATAAATGTGGCGACGATTTGCCCGAACCTCATTTTTTAACCTGGGCACCGGTTGAACACCCATATCCGGAATTTCACCTCCCCGGGTTTTTCGGAACAATATTATTTTTATGA
- a CDS encoding phosphotransferase enzyme family protein gives MINNVPNIIAQFNIQGSDFKVSPFGSGHINDTYLVKTLGLGQDYLLQKINNYVFKDVKGLMDNMVYITHHLKQKVAATGNPDKEVLTFINCKNGKYYYKDDDDNYWRMTCFLQNTKSYDMVTTGKQAQQGGIAFGRFQYLLCDMKPDLLVEVIPDFLNIEHRLAQLTNAIKNDKVGRLKEVLPELQFIKSRADDMKLLLQWGREGILPLRVTHNDTKFNNILLDEHGNIQCVIDLDTVMPGYVAYDFGDAIRSIINTAAEDEADLGTILLDIPLFKKFTRGYLSQTFSFLTGNELKSLMKGILLLPYMQAVRFLTDYLDGDVYYKTRFAGHNLQRTLAQMQLLKMLELHEDKLTGIIEKEWLLLSNNRQSDGAAL, from the coding sequence ATGATTAACAACGTTCCAAATATAATAGCGCAGTTCAACATCCAGGGAAGTGATTTTAAAGTAAGTCCGTTCGGATCAGGGCATATCAACGATACCTACCTGGTTAAAACGCTTGGCTTGGGGCAGGATTATCTGCTTCAAAAGATCAATAATTACGTGTTTAAGGACGTTAAAGGTTTGATGGATAATATGGTTTATATTACCCATCATTTAAAACAAAAAGTTGCCGCAACAGGTAATCCTGACAAGGAGGTATTGACGTTTATTAACTGTAAAAATGGTAAATATTATTACAAAGACGATGACGACAATTATTGGCGGATGACCTGTTTTTTACAGAATACAAAAAGTTATGACATGGTTACCACGGGCAAACAGGCGCAACAGGGGGGTATAGCGTTCGGGCGGTTTCAGTACCTGTTGTGCGACATGAAGCCGGACTTGCTGGTTGAAGTAATTCCCGATTTTTTAAATATCGAACACCGGCTTGCTCAGTTAACCAACGCCATTAAGAATGATAAGGTCGGCAGATTGAAGGAAGTACTGCCCGAATTGCAGTTTATTAAAAGTCGTGCTGATGACATGAAACTTTTGTTGCAGTGGGGCAGGGAGGGGATTCTCCCTTTACGGGTTACCCACAATGATACTAAATTCAACAATATCCTGCTTGACGAGCACGGTAATATCCAATGCGTTATAGATTTGGATACCGTAATGCCAGGCTATGTAGCTTATGACTTTGGGGATGCCATACGCAGTATTATAAATACCGCTGCCGAAGATGAGGCTGATCTTGGCACTATTCTACTTGATATTCCCTTATTTAAAAAATTTACCAGGGGATACCTGAGCCAGACGTTTTCCTTTCTAACCGGAAACGAGTTAAAATCATTGATGAAGGGCATCCTTTTATTACCTTACATGCAGGCTGTTCGGTTTTTAACCGATTATCTTGATGGGGATGTTTACTATAAGACCCGTTTTGCCGGACATAATTTACAACGCACCCTCGCGCAGATGCAATTGCTTAAAATGCTGGAGTTGCATGAAGATAAACTTACCGGAATCATAGAAAAAGAGTGGTTGCTGCTGTCAAATAATCGCCAATCTGACGGGGCCGCGCTTTGA
- a CDS encoding Gfo/Idh/MocA family protein yields MERRTFIKQSAIAAAGFTVLPSSSLFASAQNKVRLGYIGVGARGMSHVSEGLLRDDVEIVAVCDTQESSLKVFREFIAKKGHKPITEYTGGLDAYKHLLDRKDIDAVIIATPWQFHHPQAIDAMKAGKYVGCEVIAGLTVEDHWDIVHTSEKTGIPYMTLENVCYRRDVMAALNMVRQNLFGEIVHLEGGYQHNLRGVLFNNGKQYYGGGVEYGPNAISEAQWRTQFNIDLDGDIYPTHGAGPCMHYASINAGNRFTNLVSFSSKARGLSAYVEEQSPGNKNAKINYKNGDVTTTMLNCANGETVLLSHDTHLPRPYSLGFRVQGTKGIWMDVANSVYIDHQSKEDDSWDPAKVWFEKYDHPLWKKYEKLAEGAGHGGMDWFVFNAFIESVKQKKQTPIDVYDSVTMSVIMPLSIKSLKEGNASQEFPDFTKGRWKDRKNTFALDDSGF; encoded by the coding sequence ATGGAGAGAAGAACATTTATTAAACAAAGCGCGATTGCTGCTGCCGGCTTTACTGTTTTGCCATCAAGCAGTCTTTTTGCCTCAGCACAAAACAAAGTAAGGTTAGGCTATATAGGTGTCGGTGCACGCGGCATGAGCCACGTATCCGAAGGATTATTACGCGATGATGTAGAAATTGTAGCCGTTTGCGATACACAGGAAAGTTCCCTTAAAGTGTTTCGAGAATTTATTGCAAAAAAGGGCCATAAGCCTATAACAGAGTATACCGGCGGATTAGATGCTTACAAGCATCTGCTGGATCGTAAAGATATTGATGCGGTAATTATTGCTACACCATGGCAATTTCACCATCCGCAGGCAATTGATGCTATGAAAGCCGGTAAATACGTAGGCTGCGAGGTTATTGCAGGCCTTACAGTGGAAGATCACTGGGATATAGTACATACATCAGAAAAAACAGGAATACCCTACATGACGCTCGAAAATGTGTGCTATCGCCGCGATGTAATGGCAGCGCTTAATATGGTACGGCAAAACCTTTTTGGTGAAATTGTGCATCTTGAAGGAGGGTACCAGCACAACCTGCGCGGTGTATTGTTTAACAATGGCAAGCAGTATTATGGTGGTGGGGTAGAGTATGGGCCGAACGCAATTAGCGAGGCGCAGTGGCGCACCCAGTTTAATATTGATTTGGATGGTGATATTTATCCAACGCACGGTGCGGGTCCCTGTATGCATTATGCCAGTATAAATGCCGGCAACAGGTTTACCAACCTGGTGTCCTTTAGTTCAAAAGCGCGCGGTTTATCTGCTTATGTTGAGGAACAATCACCAGGCAATAAAAATGCTAAGATCAATTATAAAAATGGCGATGTGACAACAACCATGCTGAATTGCGCGAATGGCGAAACAGTATTGCTGAGCCACGATACACATTTGCCCAGGCCTTATTCATTAGGGTTTAGGGTACAGGGAACTAAAGGCATCTGGATGGATGTGGCTAATAGCGTATATATTGATCATCAATCGAAGGAAGATGATTCCTGGGACCCGGCAAAAGTTTGGTTTGAAAAGTATGATCATCCATTATGGAAAAAATATGAAAAACTGGCAGAAGGTGCGGGGCATGGCGGTATGGACTGGTTTGTATTTAACGCATTTATAGAATCGGTTAAGCAAAAAAAACAAACCCCAATAGATGTTTATGACTCAGTTACTATGAGCGTTATCATGCCGCTTTCAATAAAATCATTGAAAGAAGGCAATGCTTCACAAGAATTTCCTGATTTTACCAAAGGGCGCTGGAAAGACAGGAAAAACACCTTTGCACTGGATGACTCAGGATTTTAA
- a CDS encoding TonB-dependent receptor, with amino-acid sequence MKTHYTLFIRLTFLMLLLCSIVKADDDLANGKISGTIKTSDGQPAAFVTVSVKELNRSASTTDDGSFLISNIKPGSYTLVVSFVGSRVQEKQITVMASKTTIVDFTLTENASQLNEVIINANRAPKPVTLDKANIRALDLPQSTGTVSKRIIEDQQINRLGDAVKNVSGVSLTQTRGGVGETFSARGYSIGITGASGSIFKNGVLTNTAGFPEASTLESIEILKGSAALQYGNVSGGLIINMVTKKPQFESGGEVAMRYGSYAMFKPSVDVYGPLSQNVAFRLIGVYENDGSYRNHVYTERKYVNPSLLFNLGKNTTLLIEGDYLRESLTPDFGIGSLNNGQAIPTMVPRSQYINTAWAYSHMNQFSAMATLNHKFNDNWHLNGILSAQGTDIDSYQASLPNTVSATGEWNRGLARAKTTENDYTGQINLTGKFKTGSISHQILVGTDVTKVLNITNGFSIGGKNISTYAYDKINTIDLGKYTQRTDIPNALDTARIKAPVYRVGTYAQDLVSFTDKIKMLAGIRWSWQQTYQTDIQYLQKQTTGQGAAITRYDRAFSPKVAFIYQPVSTSSIYVSYSNNFIVNSGTDVTTGQGLKPSLVNQYEVGAKNELFNGKIIANLSVYRIINSNLAVVAPFKADGTINSDNTVKQLNGQTTSDGFEVDITGHISKNLYFVTGYSYNNARYTKTSGLKGSPISGERLVIGPKSTANATLFYTFNDPAFKGFKVGATAFYTGNRMAGYNNTVGQTQAYSRLVPVGGFTTLDLTAGYTYKKISLLASVTNITNTLNYLIHDNYSITPIAPRQLLTTLAYKF; translated from the coding sequence ATGAAAACACACTATACCTTATTTATCAGGCTTACTTTTTTAATGTTACTACTATGCAGCATTGTAAAGGCTGATGACGACCTCGCAAATGGCAAAATTTCAGGCACAATAAAAACTTCAGACGGACAGCCGGCTGCATTTGTAACCGTATCTGTTAAAGAATTAAACAGGTCGGCCAGCACAACTGATGATGGCAGTTTCCTGATCAGCAATATTAAGCCGGGCAGCTATACGCTGGTGGTTTCATTTGTTGGTAGCCGGGTTCAGGAAAAGCAGATTACCGTAATGGCCTCAAAAACAACAATAGTCGATTTTACATTAACTGAGAACGCTTCGCAGCTAAACGAGGTAATTATAAATGCCAACAGGGCTCCTAAACCGGTAACTCTAGATAAAGCGAATATCCGCGCGCTCGACCTGCCCCAAAGTACAGGCACCGTAAGCAAGCGTATAATTGAAGACCAGCAGATTAACCGTTTAGGCGACGCTGTTAAAAATGTAAGCGGCGTTTCGCTAACCCAAACACGCGGCGGCGTGGGTGAAACATTTTCGGCCCGCGGATACAGCATAGGCATCACTGGCGCGTCCGGAAGCATTTTTAAAAACGGCGTATTAACCAACACCGCAGGTTTCCCGGAGGCTAGTACACTTGAATCAATTGAGATACTAAAAGGAAGCGCAGCGCTGCAATATGGAAACGTATCAGGCGGCCTGATCATTAATATGGTTACCAAAAAGCCCCAATTTGAAAGCGGAGGTGAAGTTGCAATGCGTTACGGCAGTTACGCAATGTTTAAACCCAGTGTTGACGTTTACGGTCCGTTAAGTCAAAATGTGGCCTTCAGGCTTATAGGTGTTTATGAAAACGATGGCAGCTACCGTAATCATGTTTATACCGAACGCAAGTATGTTAACCCTTCACTACTTTTTAACCTTGGTAAAAATACAACCCTGCTTATTGAAGGCGATTATCTGCGCGAAAGCCTGACGCCTGATTTTGGTATAGGTTCGCTAAATAACGGCCAGGCTATTCCAACAATGGTGCCGCGCTCTCAATATATTAACACTGCATGGGCGTATAGCCACATGAACCAATTTTCGGCTATGGCAACGCTAAACCATAAGTTTAATGATAACTGGCATTTAAACGGTATTCTTTCGGCCCAAGGCACCGATATTGATTCGTACCAGGCCAGCCTCCCAAACACGGTAAGCGCGACAGGTGAATGGAACCGCGGACTGGCGCGGGCAAAGACTACCGAAAATGACTATACAGGGCAAATAAACTTAACCGGTAAATTTAAAACCGGTTCCATAAGCCATCAGATTTTAGTGGGGACGGACGTTACCAAAGTTTTAAATATCACCAACGGATTTAGTATTGGTGGTAAAAATATCAGCACCTACGCTTATGATAAGATCAACACTATTGATTTGGGTAAATATACACAGCGCACAGATATTCCAAACGCTTTGGACACGGCACGAATCAAGGCCCCTGTTTACCGCGTAGGAACTTATGCGCAGGACCTGGTAAGCTTTACCGATAAAATTAAAATGCTCGCTGGCATTCGCTGGTCATGGCAGCAAACTTATCAAACCGATATTCAATATCTGCAAAAACAAACAACAGGCCAAGGCGCAGCTATCACCCGGTACGATCGTGCCTTTTCGCCAAAAGTGGCGTTCATATACCAACCTGTTAGCACCAGTTCAATATATGTGAGCTACAGCAACAATTTTATAGTAAACAGCGGCACAGATGTTACCACCGGGCAGGGCCTGAAACCATCATTGGTTAACCAATATGAGGTGGGTGCAAAAAACGAATTGTTTAACGGTAAAATCATTGCAAATTTAAGCGTTTACAGGATAATTAACAGCAACCTTGCTGTGGTTGCTCCCTTTAAGGCAGACGGTACAATTAATAGCGACAACACGGTTAAACAACTAAATGGCCAAACCACCAGCGATGGTTTTGAGGTTGATATTACAGGGCACATTTCCAAAAACCTTTATTTTGTAACAGGTTATTCTTATAACAATGCGCGATATACTAAAACGTCAGGTTTAAAGGGCTCACCAATTTCGGGCGAACGACTGGTTATCGGCCCTAAAAGCACTGCAAATGCCACCCTGTTTTACACCTTCAACGATCCGGCATTCAAAGGATTTAAAGTTGGGGCAACCGCATTTTACACCGGTAACCGCATGGCCGGTTATAACAACACTGTCGGGCAAACCCAGGCTTACAGCAGGCTGGTTCCGGTTGGCGGATTCACTACATTGGATCTTACAGCGGGATATACCTATAAAAAGATCTCTCTTTTGGCAAGTGTAACCAACATTACCAATACGCTGAATTATTTAATTCACGATAACTACAGCATTACGCCAATTGCACCACGCCAGCTTTTAACAACTTTGGCTTATAAATTTTAG
- a CDS encoding LLM class flavin-dependent oxidoreductase, with protein MGKLVAFLCLGSVISGSPACSCSLYALNLGMGLNSLKEISYSVLDLATVVEGQSIADTYHNSLENARQAEQLGYTRYWFAEHHNMISVASSATSLLIGYIAGNTTSIRAGSGGIMLPNHSPLVVAEQFGTLATLYPGRIDLGLGRAPGTDQATAMAIRGENMNASFYFPQDVDALQKYFSDNNANAAVRAIPGEGLDIPIWILGSSTDSAKLAAAKGLPYAFASHFAPTYFREAIEIYRNNFKPSAQLKEPYVMACVNVVAADTDEEADRLATSVKQMFMGIVTGKRRLLQPPAESMEGIWNVFEEEAVMQMLAYSFIGSKQKIKAMLTDFVNETGIDEIMATSHIYDHQAKLKSFRLFAEVLNLA; from the coding sequence ATGGGTAAATTAGTGGCCTTCCTTTGTTTAGGCAGCGTCATATCTGGCAGTCCAGCCTGCTCATGCTCTTTATATGCTTTAAATTTGGGGATGGGCTTAAATTCATTAAAAGAAATTTCTTATTCAGTGCTTGACCTTGCTACCGTGGTTGAGGGACAATCGATAGCAGATACCTATCATAATAGCCTGGAAAATGCACGCCAGGCCGAGCAGTTGGGTTATACACGTTACTGGTTTGCAGAACATCACAATATGATCAGTGTAGCCAGTTCGGCTACTTCGCTGCTGATAGGGTACATTGCAGGCAATACAACCAGTATCCGGGCGGGTTCAGGCGGTATTATGCTGCCAAATCATTCGCCGCTGGTAGTGGCTGAGCAATTCGGCACGCTAGCAACGCTTTACCCAGGCAGAATTGATCTTGGCCTGGGCAGAGCGCCAGGAACAGACCAGGCGACAGCTATGGCCATTCGTGGTGAAAATATGAATGCCTCGTTTTATTTCCCGCAAGATGTGGATGCCTTGCAGAAATATTTTTCAGACAATAACGCAAATGCTGCTGTTCGTGCTATTCCGGGCGAGGGGTTGGACATACCTATTTGGATATTGGGTTCAAGTACCGATAGTGCGAAGCTGGCTGCTGCCAAAGGGTTGCCTTATGCTTTTGCCAGTCATTTCGCGCCTACTTATTTTAGGGAAGCAATTGAGATCTACCGCAATAACTTTAAACCATCGGCTCAATTGAAGGAACCTTATGTTATGGCTTGCGTAAATGTAGTGGCTGCCGACACTGACGAAGAGGCCGATCGCCTTGCAACTTCTGTAAAACAAATGTTTATGGGCATAGTAACCGGTAAACGGCGACTGTTACAGCCGCCTGCCGAAAGCATGGAGGGGATATGGAATGTATTTGAAGAGGAAGCCGTAATGCAGATGCTGGCTTATTCCTTTATCGGCAGTAAACAAAAAATTAAGGCAATGCTAACAGATTTTGTAAATGAAACGGGCATTGATGAGATTATGGCTACTTCGCATATTTATGATCATCAGGCCAAATTAAAATCCTTCCGGTTATTTGCCGAGGTGTTAAATTTAGCTTAA
- a CDS encoding sulfite oxidase-like oxidoreductase, with amino-acid sequence MEEPEKLDRIVEARMKLKARFEEKMALTPSLADEKPKGSGNTNRHGMPALPIGQTITHKWPVLDLGYHPDIPLSKWRLTIDGAVENPMKFSWKDFMDLPQTKDTSDFHCVTTWSKFDMHWKGVSLLDLAALVHPKATATHVMCYGYDTYSTNLSLEEVLKPDVLLVHTFDGQPLAREHGGPCRMITPQLYAWKGSKWIKRIEFLTADKPGFWEDRGYSNTAYPWRNDRYSE; translated from the coding sequence ATGGAAGAACCTGAAAAATTGGATCGCATTGTTGAGGCCCGGATGAAACTTAAGGCGAGGTTTGAAGAAAAGATGGCCTTAACGCCATCCCTGGCTGATGAGAAGCCGAAAGGGTCGGGCAATACTAATCGGCATGGAATGCCCGCACTGCCAATTGGTCAAACCATAACTCACAAATGGCCAGTGCTGGATTTAGGTTATCATCCGGATATTCCGCTGAGCAAGTGGCGTTTGACGATAGATGGCGCAGTGGAAAATCCTATGAAATTTAGCTGGAAAGACTTTATGGATCTGCCGCAAACCAAGGATACTTCTGATTTTCATTGCGTTACCACCTGGTCGAAATTTGATATGCACTGGAAAGGCGTAAGCCTGCTTGACCTGGCGGCACTGGTACACCCAAAAGCAACGGCAACCCATGTAATGTGTTACGGCTATGATACCTATTCCACAAATTTATCGCTGGAAGAAGTGCTGAAACCGGATGTTTTATTGGTACATACTTTTGACGGGCAGCCGCTGGCCAGAGAGCATGGCGGCCCCTGCAGGATGATTACGCCACAGCTTTACGCCTGGAAGGGTTCCAAGTGGATCAAACGAATTGAATTCCTGACAGCTGATAAACCGGGTTTTTGGGAGGATAGAGGCTATTCTAACACAGCGTATCCATGGCGGAACGACCGGTATAGCGAATAA